GCACCACTCTGACGAACAAGTTCCAGGACAGTTGGAAAAGGTTTTGTAGCATCAGCTTCCACTTTAACATGAGCCACCGACAAGCTAGACAGGTTCTTTGTCCAGTCGTCCATCTCCTTAGGGTTACCTAGAGCATCTGCTATCCACCCTAGTCCTTCATTCGTCATTAGATCAAAGGGGACCCCTATGAGGTGAGCCCAAATTGGGATTACTTCCAGGGAGGAAGTATCCGCTACTTCTCCATCAGACCATTGGGCAACATGAAACATAGCCCTATCGACATACCAGATTCTCTTTTTCAGGACTTTTTCTCTGATGTAGTCGCTTGGTATGCGAACGATTACTTGTCTAGCAGGTTGATTCATGTGAATCTCCAATTTGTTCCCCTTACCCCACAGGTAATTTAGAACATTTTGGATAGTCTTGAAAGCTGGTATCTTACCAAAGAACCGTCCCACAATGAAATCTTTATGCTGGAGGGCACCACGTTCAAAGACTTCATCTGGGATCAATACTCTAGGGACACCTTCTGGAGATAAAGTAGGAGGGGAGGAAGACATTCTCTTGAGCGATTTATCTGAAGAGAGTTTTGCTCTGTCAGCCCAAGAGAGGGGGTTTACTGGGGGGTTACCCGGAGGCTGGTTTTGAGGGAATTCCTGGGCAGAGGGAAAAGGGGAAGGACCTAGAACGCTTGGAATAGTTTGAACGAAGGGCAAGGggagattagggttttgaaCAGTACCCAGAATTGAAATTGGGGAAGGGGATTTGGGGGTAATATGGTAGGAAGCTAGGAGGTCAGTAGCTGACACACCAGTTACGGGAGAGAAAGCAGTAGGAGCTCCTTGTTCCGGCAAGTCCGCGCGGAAAGGTAGCACAGTAGGAGGGGAAAAGGGCAGAAGAGAAGGGGAGGGGGTAGAAGAGGAAACGGGGGTAGGAAGGTCTGGGGGGTCGGGGGGGTGAGGGAGGAGGACGGGCGAGGATTCCGACTGAGGCCGGAGGGCACGCGGCGGAAACAGACATGGGGAATCAGAGATTCGCCAAAAACGTCGcgagagaaaaaagaaaaagaaaaaaaatgaactgAGGTTTTTCGTAATGAAGATCGGATATGTTTTGGGGTTCTCATGCCTCTTTTTATCTTCTCGTCTTATTTTTCAACGGTATTGTTGTTGAGTttctaaatatcaaaatatcttttatctcagttatttcaaattatttgaattacctaaaaatttgaaatcaaaataattttttatccgagatatttaaatttatctgaATTATCCAATATTTGAtcagaaaaactaaaaatttgatattatttatattatattctaaattatccaaaaaattaaaacttaacCAAAATCGAATTGGAACCAAAAATTTATCAGATATAATCTGGTTTCTAACATGGTTACATGATCTAAATCCGAGATAACcaaaatgaatcaaattttacaattaaaaattgAATGTGCAAACCTAATTGAAAActcaaaaaatccaaaaacacGATTTGCGTCTGATAAGGTATCTGAAAAACTTACACATGAGAGATTCACATTTAAaccgaaaatataaataaagtaaATCTGAGTGGCCTTCGTGGTCCAGTGATAATGGATGGGCCTTGAATGCAAACACAATTCGATCCTCCTGTCGGAGAAActaaggggggggggggtgttcaatataacatttaaggtgattttatttttaattgagttttagatgattttaataAGTTGCAGAGATTTATGTGACTTTTGTTAAACCACTCTATAATATAACCTAAAACCatgagatttgagttttaatttttttaactaagaaactctacccaaacaccctaaaatcatttgaaaactccacaatttaaaatatattcaataacAGTGAATTTTTAGAGTACTCTACGAAATGTTAAGTTCAATaacaattgattttaaatgagtttttaaaattcatgtttgaataatagtgtttttgttattttaatacaaatgaTCTTAAGTTTTCGGTTGAATACACCCCTAAGTTATATAACAGACTCGAGGgtaatcattttcaaaaaaataaaaaataaataaagtaaatatTGGGGTCaaatgtttatatttaaattttgggggAATTGGGGCCTATAGCCATGAAAAAAACGTTAATTAAAGGACTAGCGCTTTACCCTAACGGATCGATATACGCCGtgatatatacataatattactGTAAGACCCTCTCTAATTTACCGGCTCACCtgctatgaaaaaaaattataaatcattttcttttaacCCCCAAATAAAACGTGTCTCTTCCCTTTCCACACAACCTCTATTCTCACTTTCTTCATCTACGGTTCTTCCCCCTCCATACGCTTCTTTGGCAAATCTCCTCCACCCGCTCGTCTCTATCTCCGTCGTTCTCGCTTCAGATCGTCTCCGTCTTCTATTTTGCTTCTCGGTGAATAGTGCACACCCATACCCATTCCAATTCCAATCATCGATTCTTCTCAGATCTCTTTAGTTACGTTACGTTCTCAGGTTTTAACCTTCGATTCTCTTCATCTCCtgtaattttatttcatatttgcgCTATACTGAGAACTAGGGTACTCTTTTAGTAAATCTACAGTCTCGTTGCCGTTGCGAAGTTCTCTAATTGATTTAGGGGTTGGGTGATTTGGGGTTGGGGTTTCCCCAGCTGTTCTTAGTGTttgttaaatttgaattttgttttcctaGCGAATAGCATCTGCGATAGATAGGTTTGTCTGTGTTGACATAGTATGATATCTTTCGTTCCTAttctatttgatatggtatAGGTTAGCATGCGTGTGAACATAGTACGAGATCATTCATTACTATTCTAGTCGACATGGTCTAGTATAACAGTatgtaaacatattttatttgagATAGAATTGAGTGGTTGCTACTGCAGTATTTTGTATTCCATTTAATTTATTTGCATTAAGTATTCTGTCCTAACCGTGTTTACCTCCTACCTTCATCCTTCAGATCTGGCATGGACGATTTAAACCTTGCGAGTAGATTGTTTGAGACAGGCTTTGAACCCACTGGAAACAAAAGTTTTAACAACTATTTCAACCTATGTCATCGCCATGCCCATCCGCACACGTGTGCTTCTACATAACACATTTATTCTGTTAGAGCACCTATTATAtgtttctattatattttgatcatgtaaaatgaaaaatcatCTTATTTGCATTCATGCTATAAATTGAAACGTTTAATATCACTTTATTTTGCTTCTGAATTCATACAAATTTAATACTTgcgtatttttatatatgaattgGGGTTTATATTTTCGTGTAGGGTTTCGTGATGATTGGATAGGGTTTAGTTTCTGGAATATTGGGAAAGCATTACTTGTTTCTATTTTGTTTggatatggaatagaacatTTCTGAACTTTCATATCATGTGTTCTAATTTTGGTGATATAGAATTGgcatattacataatataatttaatataacataatttaatttaatattacataccattatgtattttttagattttgatatatgagtttagagtttatatttgggttaggatttagtgattagattttagggtttagtttttatCTGATATAGAATAAAACTTAGATGATATGGAATATAACTCTCGATGCTTATGTATGTGATCAATAAAGTTATACGTGGATggctttttcttctttcaaaaaatcacaaatacatACCTCCAGTATTATAAGACGTGGATTTAATTTCCCGAAGGTTTGGTTTGCCTATGTTTTGGGGTTTATATTTACTtaacttgggtttagtgtttaatgTCAAGTGTTCTATTACCATCCCCATTAACTTTGTATTTCATGTTGCTCATGAGGACTGTAAATACATGTCTCCAGTATTATGGAAGGTGGATTGGGGTTTATGTTTCCCtaatttgggtttagtgtttactgTCAAGTATTCTATTATCATTCCATTAGCTTTGTATTTCATGTTGGTCAAACATGGATCGACTGTGTACATAGTACCATTTTAAATAGTACGGGTTAGATTGAATAGAAATATTCTCGTAATAGATTGTGCGACTGTGTAAGTAACTCTATAAGACTTATAATCATTAACTTACTCATTTATACTTTAGCATATGGAATAGTTCGCCgctaaataaaatagtatacttcaattttttttattcgtaGTTGTTAAATGGAAATTAACTTTCTTTGTAGTCGTTAGAAATATAAGACGGTCTACTATCATTTTCTTTAGCTTAAACATTGATTGTGTCAATGGTTTCTATTTCTAAGTTGGGTTTAGTGATTTAGTTCATTAGTTTATATCTAAATTTTCAGTGTTGCTGTTCTTTCAATTGGAATTGGATTTACAGTGATACTATTCTACCCAAATTAGTATGGAACGCTTGTAATCGGTATAGAATATACGTTTCATTATCTTCTATTTCGCCGTTTCATTTCACCCGCTTTTAAAATTCGCTCACTATTACTATGGGTCACAAAATCACCACGTCGTTTTCTTTATGTGAAGAAACCGGATACCTGTTACTAACAAGGGTATAACCGGCTGGAATGATGGTAAAAAGACAGTCACTACATTCTGTCAAAATCATGTCTATtctcttgattttctttttaaatatggCTAGTAAGCCAATAAGCCCTTAAATTTTTTGGTGcctatatattatttccaaaaaaataaaagataaataaagtATAATTTGTTGTTTATTAAGAACCAAGATACGACGTCGTGTTACTGCAATCACATCTTTAGGTTTTACCTCGCGCCTCTCGCTCCTAAACCCTTTCTTCCGTCGCTTGTCTCCGCCAcgacctagagagagagagagctcaaCAATGGCGTCAATCCTCgcgaagaagcagaagaaaaaagaaaactacaCCTTGAAAGAGCTCAAGTCACTAGGCTCCGACCTACTCTCATCCCGAACTCACATCAACAACCTCCCTCTCCTCCTCTCCTTCATCTCGCCGGACTCTCCGCCGCAGTTCGTGGTGGAATCCCTCCTCTCCCTCCAGTCCTTCTTCACTCCTCTTCTCCCTCAGCTTCCCtcgtcctcttcttcctcgactGCTTCTTCGACGAAACGCCCTCGTTCCGATGAACAAGACGACGACGATTCGTCAAATGAAGTCGATGGTGACCCTGAAGTCATCTTCAAAGCTTGGCTGAGATCGAAGTTCGACGAGTTCGTGAAGGTTCTGCTCGATGTTCTTGTCTCTCAACAGTCAGAAGATGCTCTAAGGGTAAACTCTCTCATTGCTGTGGAAACGTCGTCGTTTCATGTGTCCTTAACGTTTATTTTTTAGGATATTGTTTTGGGAACGTTAATGGAGTTTGTAAAGCTTCTGAATGCTGGAAGATTTCACTCTTCCATCTACAATAGGATACTTAATGCTATTGTAAGTTTCCTTTCAAACATATAATGTGAAAAGTCTGTTCTTTTTCTCACTTTTAGTATTGTTCTTTGTAGATTCGTTCTGCGGTTGATGTTGATATGTTCTTGGATATACTTGACTCAAAGTACTTCAAGTACATCGATGTCCGGTATGTTGATGTTGATAACCCTTTGGTTAACATGTGTTCTTTCTTCTAGTTTAGCATGTTGTTGTGTTGCTCCTTTGGGAATTAACTCTTAATCATCGTTTTATGCTACAGCTATTTTACATACATCAGCATGGAAAAGTTTGTCAAAACTCTGGAAGCCTCAGCTGTTTCTGGTGCgtctcctttttcttcttcccttcttggcttctctttgtttttgtgTAAGTGTGTGGAACTGATGTGGTTTTGGCCGTTTGTAGCTGACAAAATAGAAAATAGTGAGGATGAGAATGAATCGAAAGACAGGTTAGTATCAGTTTCTTCTAGACTGTTTGAATGTAAGTTTTTTCTGTTATTGTTCTGATGATCTGgagatttttataatttgtagcCTGGAACTCTCTATTCGCAAGATCTATCAAGTTCTATCTCGAATTCCACCACCTCATAAACAAGCTGAAAAGTCTGACCATGAGATGTGGAGTGGTTCAGGTGACTATTTCCCCTTTAACTATTTGTTTCAATTAGATTTGCTAATAAAGATTATGGGTATTATCAGATGAAAGTAGTAGTAGTGAGAAAccgaaagataaaaagaaaaagagcaaGAAGGATCAAGACAGCAATGTGAGTTTTTTCATTTGCAAGTTTGGCTAAAACATACTGAATCCTTTTTGCTTTCTTAATTTTATTCTGTCGAAACTATAGCTTCTTTCTCCGACTACAATTGCCAAGAGGATGAAGCTGAAGTTCACTAAAGCATGGATCTCTTTTCTCAGACTGCCTCTTCCCCTTGACGTTTACAAGGAGGTTAGCTTCTTTACTCTCACAACTAACCCTTTGTCTGGAATAAACTTACTAATATGCTATCTTTTGACGATCAGGTTCTTGCTAGTATTCACCAGACAGTCATTCCCCATCTGTCTAATCCTGCAATGCTATGGTGGGCTTATTTACAAAAAGCTTTTACTGTTCTGTATTTTGTTTCCGTTTGTTACGCTTACTTATGTTTCACAATACAGCGACTTCCTAACAAAGTCTTATGATATCGGAGGAGTTGTCAGTGTGATGGCTCTAAGCAGCCTCTTCATCCTCATGACCGAGCATGGTCTAGAATATCCAAACTTTTATGAAAAGCTCTATGCGTTGCTGGTTCCTTCGGTCTTTGTTGCCAAGCACCGTGCAAGATTTCTTCAGGTATTGCTGGATTTGAATTTACTGGTTTATAATCCGTTATTCCTTTTCCCTCTAATATCTGAAACGCTTTCTGCAGCTTCTTGACGCTTGCCTTAGGTCATCACTGCTTCCAGCATATCTAGCAGCTTCATTCGCAAAGAAACTTAGCAGATTGTCACTCTCTGTTCCTCCCTCGGGATCTCTTGTCATAACGGCTTTGATCTACAACCTGTTGCGTAGACATCCTACAATCAACCATCTTGTTCATCAGGTATGAAAGtattgcaaacaaaaaaaacatgttacAAGATGGGAAAGTAACTTACTTctaatatgattgattgtgcCTCACGACTAAACAAAAGAACTGATAGAAAGCATGGATTTACAAATGTGGTCGCTCTTGTTGCAGGAACCCGTTGAAAACGCCAATGAAGCCAATTCAGAGGCTGAGGAAGACAATGAGAGCAGCAGACCAAAGACTAACAAAAAGCTTGGTATCGACTATTTCAACAACCAGGAAACTGATCTCAAGAAAACTGGTGCCATGAGTAAGTATTTGACACCCCCTGtcttttatatgtatttttcacCCCAATGTAGATTTGTAATGGTGGCACTCTAGCATAACGAGATATATTAGCTTTGGTTAAACTGCCACGTTCTCTAGCTTCACCTCACAAAATAAAGTTCTGATTGCGAGGTTGTGTTTTGCGTCCTGTGAGGCCATTTCCTTAGAGAAGTGATGGTATTTTCATTATTTGTTAACAGGAAGTTCCCTTTGGGAGATTGACACATTGCGCCACCATTACTGCCCACCTGTTTCAAGGTATATATTTTACTCAATAAACGATACCATACACACAAAAAAGTTAAAAGTTTGATGATCTCTCTTTTCTTGCGTTATGTAGGTTTGTTTCATCGCTGGAAACTGATCTGACAATCAGAGCGAAAACCACTGAAATGAAAATAGAAGATTTCAGCTCTGGTTCATACGCCACCATCTTCGGGGACGAGGTACTAGAACCATCACTTAAGACTTTTGGTCTCCATGTATAGACAAACTAACTGTGGGGAGATGTTTAAAAAAATGGCAGATTCGAAGAAGGGTGAAACAAGTTCCATTAGCCTTCTACAAAGCAGTTCCAACATCTCTGTTTGAGGATTCCGATTTTCCAGGGTGGACATTTACCATTCCTCAAGAGGAGGGCAAATGCTGAGTGATATCAAAAGAGTAGTAGCCAGCTCATGAAGTAAAAAACACTGCCGGTATTGGAAGATTTGTGATACTCAAGTTTTGTAGTTCCGAtatagtttttggttttgataCTGACTACTGAGTGTGTCGTTAGGCGTACACCCACACTATAGCACCACCACACATTCGCGTCTCTGGTCGATTTGAAACTATTTCTttttcacccaaaaaaaaagaaaaattctgtTTGCTCCTTAATAAGGTTGACGCTGCGAAACCGGGATGGTCGATGCTAAACCTAtgataagaaaattaatatatttgtaaattaaactataaacttataataagattatacatttactaATCATTCAAAGCATAAACTCAACTCCAGAACTACTTGGAAGTTGTAAGACCAACAAAAGTGGTATCTTTTCTAGTTCGGTTTAGAGGTGTTTGTGGTTAAACATTGTTTCCTTGGTCAGGTGTGAATGGAAAATGTCGATATTTGATTCTGATCTCACTCCAATGatcatgatttttattactttgaGTTGGTTGAATTTAAACAAGTTTTGTTGCTGTGGTCATTAACCAGAGGCGTTCCTGCTATACATTTAAAAAGGCATTTGTTTTAGACcccaaaatatattataattttaagggCTCTTAATTTCACGAAAGTGTGCGGGTTTCCTAGTGGTTTTGTTGTTACACAACTGATTTTTAGTGTCCCACGTTTGAGTCCTTTCTTTTTTACTTatgtctttattttatttttgttttgatgagAATTCTTATGAAAATTCAATCgataatcaaaaccaaaattaaattacaaacggaaaataaatcttttttacTTATAGTGTTCGTTGTTTCGTTTACTTTCAGTGTCACCATCTTATTTTCTTATGCAGTgatatttctttcttctcttttctagTTGGTAATAGTatataatgttatattttatgcttttgtttcagttttttatATCGTTTCAAAACTATATTTTGTACTTATTAATAGTTATATTAAAAGGTCTCAGTTTTAAAACTCGCTTTGGGTCTCTAGAAACCCTCGCACGGCACTgaccataaacaaaattaatttctcATGGGAGGGCACAAAACATATGTTATCCAATAAGCATTAATCATGTATGCATGATCCTTGTCCCCCCTTCCCAAAGTCACACTCTAATGGTTAGGTAGCTGTCAAGAAATGAGAATATAAAGAAAGCAGGAAGATTCAGAAAAACAAAGATGAAGAAATAGTGTAGAGGATCATTCAAGAGCTTTCTCAGTGTCTTTAACCATTCATCATTGTGTCTCCAGTCCTGGTGATGTCTTGGAGTTGGTTTCTTCAAATATTGGACATAGTATAGGTTGCCAACAGAGACAATCATCTAAAGTCAGCATAAAAATGGACAAGCTTTCCGGTCCGGTTAAGTTCGGTTTAAAGAGATTCAAATGGTTAAGCCGTTAATTTCAATGTCAGACACCTGAATCTGATCTCACACTCcactttaaaataataatcagctaaagaaaaaaacagaacacaTTAGGTTAGGTGGCCACGTTTGTTCATCTCTTATATCTCTCCTTACCTTTGATCTCACCGACCAAACCTGTGTTTCATCAATGGCGACTCTCTGCTTCCAATCTCCCACCAAACCCATCTCCTACTTCCACCCCAAATCGAAACCCTCTCCGCCCCTTTCCACCAAAGTCTCCCTCTTTCGATGCAGAGCCTCCGTACAAACCCTCGTCGCCGTCGAACCGGAGCCCGTCTTCACCTCCGTCAAAACATTCGCCCCCGCCACCGTCGCTAACTTAGGACCCGGCTTCGACTTCCTAGGCTGCGCCGTCGACGGCCTCGGCGACCACGTCACTCTCCGCGTCGACCCCTCCGTCCGCGCCGGCGAGGTTTTAATCTCCGAGATCACCGGAACCACGACCAAACTCACCACGAACCCTCTCCGGAACTGCGCCGGCATCGCCGCCATCGCGACGATGAAGATGCTGGGGATCAGATCGGTCGGGCTGTCGCTGGATTTGCACAAGGGCCTCCCTTTAGGTAGCGGTTTGGGCTCGAGCGCGGCGAGCGCCGCCGCGGCGGCCGTGGCGGTTAACGAGATCTTCGGCCGGAAGCTAGGGAAGGGAGAGTTGGTTTTAGCCGGTTTGGAGTCGGAAGCGAAAGTCTCCGGTTATCACGCCGACAACATCGCGCCGGCGATCATGGGCGGTTTCGTTCTGATAAGGAGCTACGAGCCGCTTGATCTGAAGCCGTTGAGGTTCCCGGAGGATAAAGAGCTCTTCTTTGTCCTGGTGAGCCCCGAGTTCGAGGCTCCGACCAAGAAGATGAGAGCCGCGTTGCCTACCGAGATTCCCATGGTGCACCACGTCTGGAACAGTAGCCAGGCGGCGGCTTTGGTCGCGGCGGTGCTGGAAGGGGACGCGGCGATGCTCGGGAAGGCTTTGTCGTCGGATAAAGTCGTGGAGCCGACGAGGGCTCCGTTGATTCCCGGGATGGAGGCTGTGAAGAAGGCGGCTTTGGAAGGTGGGGCGTTTGGATGTACGATCAGTGGGGCTGGGCCGACGGCGGTGGCGGTGGTTGATGCGGCGGAGAAAGGGGAGGAGGTTGGTGAGAGGATGGTGGAGGCGTTTATGAGAGGTGGGAACTTGAAAGCTGTTGCTtgtgtgaagaagcttgataagattgGTGCTAGGCTTGTCAGTAGCATCTCCAGGTGATTTGAGACTTATAAtgttttgataaaatttcatgGGATTGGAATAGTTGTTCCTCTTCTGTAAGCTACAGATGATAATAAAGATTTCAACTTTGGACTTTGTATCCCACAAAGATTCATGGGACAATGTTCTCTGACACTTTGATTAGAGAGGCCTGGGCTTTGATTGGATGTTCAATATTGTTAGGGGTATGTGATTTCAAATAAAACTGTTGTAGCTCTCTGTGTGTTTCGAATGGATTGATGTATGAGAATCGTTAAGATTGGTTCTCCTCGGCATTTTATTAAATGGTAGTGCTGAActcaattttgtaaatatatggaCGGACCTGTTTGCAAAGCAGACCGAGCTGCTGGGTGTAAGTGACATTGTCACAATCAGGCCTTGTGTTAAAGGACTCTCCTAATCAAATTCCCTAATCGAGAAGATACAAGAGAGCTGGAAGACCTGAAGCATGTTAACAAACACTGTTTGCAACTCTGATAATTTGATCAGTGAAGCACACATCCACTCAAAGAGGGAATCAGGCAAGATGAAGATAGTAAatgaaaaagagagataaaagGCCCTAGTTTTCTCTCTGACCCGCAACCCTAGGCGCCGCTTCATAGCAATGGTCTTTGACGCCGGCGGCGGCTCGGCTCGCCGGCGTCACCGCTTCCCCTCCTCACGCTCTGCTCTCCTTGTCTCCTGGTACCTCGTCTTGCTCTCTGTTTTGATTC
The nucleotide sequence above comes from Brassica napus cultivar Da-Ae chromosome A9, Da-Ae, whole genome shotgun sequence. Encoded proteins:
- the LOC106360757 gene encoding protein NUCLEOLAR COMPLEX ASSOCIATED 4, with translation MASILAKKQKKKENYTLKELKSLGSDLLSSRTHINNLPLLLSFISPDSPPQFVVESLLSLQSFFTPLLPQLPSSSSSSTASSTKRPRSDEQDDDDSSNEVDGDPEVIFKAWLRSKFDEFVKVLLDVLVSQQSEDALRDIVLGTLMEFVKLLNAGRFHSSIYNRILNAIIRSAVDVDMFLDILDSKYFKYIDVRYFTYISMEKFVKTLEASAVSADKIENSEDENESKDSLELSIRKIYQVLSRIPPPHKQAEKSDHEMWSGSDESSSSEKPKDKKKKSKKDQDSNLLSPTTIAKRMKLKFTKAWISFLRLPLPLDVYKEVLASIHQTVIPHLSNPAMLCDFLTKSYDIGGVVSVMALSSLFILMTEHGLEYPNFYEKLYALLVPSVFVAKHRARFLQLLDACLRSSLLPAYLAASFAKKLSRLSLSVPPSGSLVITALIYNLLRRHPTINHLVHQEPVENANEANSEAEEDNESSRPKTNKKLGIDYFNNQETDLKKTGAMRSSLWEIDTLRHHYCPPVSRFVSSLETDLTIRAKTTEMKIEDFSSGSYATIFGDEIRRRVKQVPLAFYKAVPTSLFEDSDFPGWTFTIPQEEGKC
- the LOC106358828 gene encoding homoserine kinase; amino-acid sequence: MATLCFQSPTKPISYFHPKSKPSPPLSTKVSLFRCRASVQTLVAVEPEPVFTSVKTFAPATVANLGPGFDFLGCAVDGLGDHVTLRVDPSVRAGEVLISEITGTTTKLTTNPLRNCAGIAAIATMKMLGIRSVGLSLDLHKGLPLGSGLGSSAASAAAAAVAVNEIFGRKLGKGELVLAGLESEAKVSGYHADNIAPAIMGGFVLIRSYEPLDLKPLRFPEDKELFFVLVSPEFEAPTKKMRAALPTEIPMVHHVWNSSQAAALVAAVLEGDAAMLGKALSSDKVVEPTRAPLIPGMEAVKKAALEGGAFGCTISGAGPTAVAVVDAAEKGEEVGERMVEAFMRGGNLKAVACVKKLDKIGARLVSSISR